From the genome of Ziziphus jujuba cultivar Dongzao chromosome 6, ASM3175591v1, one region includes:
- the LOC107434182 gene encoding protein RGF1 INDUCIBLE TRANSCRIPTION FACTOR 1-like: MIPNIPQWLEILLGEKFFMPCMVHKHIKKNEKNIFCLDCCTSLCPHCLPTHRPHSLLQIRRYVYHDVIQLDDAQKLIDCSLVQTYTTNSAKVVFLNQRPISRPFRASSNLCIKCDRSLQNSFLFCSLFCKVYHLVTMKNGTHLEKLNCEFLRLPNRTRSHSFSKLEDNQNVHDSGLDSPVSLSGSTSSTIGGVSSESLRTILPCSAATKFVKKKRSSLNSVPREFFRQICSPADDVAVAMNRRKGVPYRSPLY; the protein is encoded by the exons ATGATTCCAAATATCCCTCAGTGGCTTGAAATCCTTCTTGGGGAGAAGTTTTTCATGCCTTGTATGGTTCATAAGCATATCAAAAAGAACGAAAAGAACATCTTTTGCTTGGATTGTTGCACTAGCTTATGTCCCCACTGCTTACCAACTCATCGTCCTCACTCCCTCTTACAG ATAAGAAGGTATGTTTATCATGATGTTATACAGTTGGATGATGCTCAGAAGTTGATAGATTGTTCTCTTGTTCAA ACATACACAACAAACAGTGCCAAAGTGGTATTTTTGAACCAAAGGCCAATATCACGCCCCTTCAGAGCATCTAGTAATTTGTGCATCAAATGTGACCGTAGCCTCCAAAATTCATTCCtcttttgctctcttttctGCAAG GTATACCACCTCGTCACCATGAAAAATGGTACCCATTTGGAAAAACTCAACTGTGAATTTTTACGATTACCCAACAGAACGAGAAGTCATAGCTTCTCAAAGCTTGAAGATAACCAAAACGTCCATGACTCAGGCCTTGACTCGCCTGTTTCACTATCTGGGTCGACGAGCAGTACAATTGGGGGTGTGAGTTCTGAGAGTCTCAGAACAATTCTTCCTTGCTCAGCCGCCACCAAATTCGTGAAGAAGAAACGTAGCAGCCTCAATTCTGTGCCACGTGAATTTTTCCGGCAGATATGCTCGCCAGCTGATGATGTTGCCGTCGCTATGAATCGCCGGAAGGGTGTTCCTTACCGGTCGCCTCTGTACTGA